From Thermoplasmata archaeon, a single genomic window includes:
- a CDS encoding glycosyltransferase family 4 protein: MRVCLLTPEFLPSWGGIGTYTYYLARGLRDHAEVHVVTSDAGVRMDRLPGLDRLHVHPLPTGGQGREGASSLRFQMAVWRHLPRLVRDGGFDIVHSNHAQMADVLARLRSMDTSPVVTVHTTLDSQMAGTLQASPVAEPQETERTVVRHRNLLRIVERRYLKRSPSLIFVSRWIRDQAVNKYRLRPANSRVIPNAVDTEMFSPYGWPAPPAADETAEETDRPFTLLYAGRLLAQKGLGTLLSAIPRMPRSVRVTIAGPGDPAPWKEFAASHGIPTHRVSFLGRVDYARMPDLYRSADAVVLPSFLESCPLTGLEAMACGTPLIAADVGGVSEIVRDGDTGWLFRAGDAAALAARVASVAEGGPQVRRVIFAARRWIETNATVERMADETLQLYRAALKEGNT, from the coding sequence ATGAGAGTCTGTCTTCTGACTCCTGAGTTCCTGCCCTCCTGGGGCGGCATCGGGACCTATACGTACTACCTGGCTCGGGGACTCCGGGACCACGCGGAGGTCCACGTCGTCACCTCGGACGCAGGCGTACGGATGGACCGGTTGCCGGGGCTCGATCGCCTGCACGTTCACCCACTTCCGACAGGAGGTCAGGGGCGGGAAGGAGCGAGCTCCCTCCGGTTCCAGATGGCCGTCTGGAGGCACCTGCCGCGCCTCGTGCGGGACGGCGGCTTCGACATCGTCCACAGCAACCACGCGCAGATGGCCGACGTGCTCGCGCGGCTCCGCTCCATGGACACGAGCCCCGTGGTCACGGTCCACACGACCCTCGACTCCCAGATGGCCGGGACGCTTCAGGCGAGCCCGGTCGCGGAGCCGCAGGAAACCGAACGCACGGTCGTTCGCCACAGGAACCTGCTCCGGATCGTGGAACGACGGTACCTGAAGCGGTCCCCCTCCCTGATCTTCGTGTCTCGCTGGATCCGCGACCAGGCCGTGAACAAGTACCGCCTCCGTCCGGCGAACAGCCGCGTGATCCCGAACGCGGTCGACACGGAGATGTTCAGTCCGTACGGGTGGCCCGCACCTCCCGCCGCAGACGAGACTGCCGAGGAGACCGACCGGCCCTTCACCCTGCTGTACGCAGGGCGGCTCCTGGCCCAGAAAGGCCTCGGCACCCTCCTTAGCGCCATTCCAAGGATGCCTCGCTCGGTTCGAGTGACCATCGCGGGCCCGGGCGACCCGGCACCCTGGAAGGAGTTCGCCGCGAGCCACGGAATCCCGACCCATCGCGTGTCGTTCCTCGGGCGCGTGGACTACGCGCGCATGCCCGACCTGTACCGTTCGGCCGACGCGGTCGTGCTCCCCAGTTTCCTGGAGAGCTGCCCCCTCACAGGACTCGAGGCGATGGCGTGCGGGACACCCCTCATCGCCGCGGACGTCGGCGGCGTCTCCGAGATCGTCCGCGACGGAGACACGGGATGGCTCTTCCGGGCGGGCGACGCGGCGGCCCTCGCTGCGCGCGTGGCGTCCGTCGCGGAAGGTGGACCGCAGGTGCGACGCGTGATCTTCGCGGCCCGACGCTGGATCGAGACGAACGCCACCGTGGAGCGCATGGCGGACGAGACTCTCCAGCTGTACCGGGCCGCGCTCAAGGAGGGAAACACTTGA
- a CDS encoding glycosyltransferase family 4 protein, with the protein MDVSIINPIAATPDLQGSSFVRSATSAGSLKLSALREVNIVELGTAIADLGHRVTIVVGSVYVGDRAVPLGANLSVVPVHTLMPFPFHPGVLPMTPALLRHPATRDVDVIQSGEFHQPSTFFAAEASLEHGIPLVLWQETFLPMRFPGSLYQRGFELACGPRVRAAASKCIPRTSKAREYLHALKFKDAAIPHWIPTGIDLTQFAPRPATATSEDFGWRGECDILLLVARLSPSKGVDRALRILKRLRGKRRSARLLVRGSGPQEAELRRLAASLGVSAFVRFVPRLPRAKMVDLYNLAKVVLCTSRADLLPFALLEASACGRPVVAADVGAVADIVEDGRTGSLVPRGDEEALGHAVEGLLQDEERRLRFGRAARARAEACFDVRATAKHLVEVYRATAG; encoded by the coding sequence ATGGACGTCAGCATCATCAACCCCATTGCGGCGACGCCGGACCTGCAGGGATCCTCCTTCGTCCGTTCCGCCACGTCAGCGGGATCGCTCAAGCTGAGCGCGCTGCGTGAAGTCAACATCGTCGAGCTCGGCACGGCGATCGCCGACCTCGGGCATCGAGTCACGATCGTGGTCGGGAGCGTCTACGTCGGGGACCGCGCGGTTCCCCTCGGCGCAAACCTCTCGGTGGTCCCGGTGCATACCCTGATGCCCTTCCCGTTCCATCCCGGCGTGCTCCCCATGACGCCCGCGCTCCTGCGGCATCCGGCGACTCGGGACGTCGACGTGATACAATCGGGGGAGTTCCATCAGCCCTCCACCTTCTTCGCCGCGGAGGCTTCGCTAGAACACGGGATCCCGCTGGTCCTGTGGCAGGAGACCTTCCTTCCCATGCGATTCCCCGGTTCACTCTACCAACGTGGCTTCGAGCTGGCGTGCGGGCCTAGAGTCCGCGCCGCCGCATCCAAATGCATCCCCCGGACCTCCAAGGCCCGTGAGTACCTGCACGCCCTGAAGTTCAAGGACGCGGCAATCCCGCACTGGATTCCCACGGGAATCGACCTGACCCAATTCGCTCCGAGGCCGGCGACGGCGACCTCCGAGGACTTCGGCTGGAGGGGCGAGTGTGACATCCTGCTCCTCGTCGCCCGATTGAGTCCGAGCAAAGGGGTCGACCGCGCCCTGCGGATCTTGAAGCGGTTGCGGGGCAAACGGCGGAGCGCACGCCTTCTCGTCCGAGGCTCGGGGCCTCAGGAGGCGGAGTTGCGTCGCCTCGCCGCCAGCTTGGGCGTTTCTGCGTTCGTGAGATTTGTTCCGAGGTTGCCCCGGGCGAAGATGGTCGATCTCTACAACCTCGCGAAGGTCGTGCTCTGCACGAGCCGCGCGGACCTGCTGCCTTTCGCGCTCCTCGAGGCGAGCGCGTGCGGGCGACCCGTCGTGGCCGCGGACGTCGGGGCCGTGGCCGACATCGTCGAGGACGGCCGGACGGGGAGCCTTGTCCCGCGCGGGGATGAAGAAGCTCTCGGCCATGCGGTCGAGGGGTTGCTTCAGGATGAGGAGAGGAGGCTCCGCTTCGGACGCGCCGCCCGGGCTCGGGCCGAAGCCTGCTTCGATGTGCGAGCCACGGCGAAACACCTGGTGGAGGTCTACCGTGCCACCGCCGGATGA
- a CDS encoding GTP-binding protein, producing MRIRRMRVKICLVGDRGVGKTSLLRRFAADQYMADEKGTLGAHMHPIEVDITMSPDEVAKVRADLFDFMGEHALRDNFRDAIFYGAHGTLAVCDLSRPDTLRSLVDWIQAVSSVAGEVPAVIACNKVDLRDSVAVGASDMRSVMAQLPGVTTKMTSALTGQGVEETFNEIILRSVEGILAGQERAASRESLRYRILAAIAHKDITGRSKGEIIEAFKTLDPKVVMAELDTLVELGLITPVEYTAATFVDTKSIPVTSHFTITPAGKEAVAAPRPRKLVIGDS from the coding sequence ATGCGCATTCGCCGCATGCGGGTCAAGATCTGCCTGGTTGGCGACCGGGGCGTGGGGAAGACGAGCCTCCTCCGGCGCTTCGCCGCGGACCAATACATGGCGGACGAGAAGGGAACGCTCGGCGCCCACATGCACCCTATCGAGGTGGACATCACGATGAGCCCGGACGAGGTCGCCAAGGTCCGCGCGGACCTGTTCGACTTCATGGGTGAGCACGCCCTGCGGGACAACTTCCGCGACGCGATCTTCTACGGCGCCCACGGCACGCTCGCGGTGTGCGACCTGAGTCGCCCGGACACCCTGCGCTCGCTCGTGGACTGGATCCAGGCTGTGTCCTCCGTAGCCGGGGAGGTGCCTGCGGTGATCGCGTGCAACAAGGTCGACCTTCGGGATTCCGTGGCCGTGGGTGCCTCGGACATGCGGTCCGTCATGGCGCAGCTCCCGGGCGTGACCACGAAGATGACGAGCGCCCTCACCGGGCAGGGCGTCGAGGAGACGTTCAACGAGATCATCCTGCGCTCCGTGGAAGGCATCCTGGCCGGCCAGGAACGCGCCGCGTCCCGGGAGTCGCTCCGGTACCGCATCCTGGCGGCGATCGCCCACAAGGACATCACGGGACGGTCCAAAGGGGAGATCATCGAGGCGTTCAAGACCCTGGACCCCAAGGTGGTCATGGCGGAGCTCGACACCCTCGTCGAGCTGGGGCTCATCACGCCCGTGGAGTACACGGCCGCCACGTTCGTCGACACGAAGTCGATCCCGGTGACCTCGCACTTCACGATCACGCCCGCGGGCAAGGAGGCCGTCGCGGCCCCCAGGCCGAGGAAACTCGTGATCGGCGACTCGTGA
- a CDS encoding CPBP family glutamic-type intramembrane protease, whose amino-acid sequence MERVGESWGAARGSFGFGDAHPGGSFGWVLAGFVGAYALAGTLLALSLAGLGDFLVPGMAFLVLLCVGVFAGSLLDARRTAQRFYLALSLVPSLSIARLAFLGVSVPIFDPLFVYLLFAVALLAFRQSTGSGQAPGRMSRRQVPRALILGSGLAAAFAILGVVLPLASGPVTPLPLWMSLPILAPIALLDELWFRGFLQQGLAGATTARQGWLATAVLFVAYGAPFGTPTVLLFRAAFGVTLGALAMRPVNLPAALVARTVMAVALVALAPGLSGASLIV is encoded by the coding sequence TTGGAGCGCGTAGGAGAAAGCTGGGGCGCGGCGCGCGGTAGCTTCGGGTTCGGGGACGCGCACCCCGGCGGCTCGTTCGGCTGGGTTCTCGCGGGGTTCGTAGGCGCGTACGCGCTCGCCGGGACCTTGCTCGCCCTCTCCCTCGCAGGCCTGGGCGACTTCCTGGTGCCGGGCATGGCGTTCCTGGTCCTCCTCTGCGTCGGGGTGTTCGCCGGGAGCCTGCTGGATGCCCGCAGGACGGCTCAGCGATTCTATCTCGCGCTGTCCCTGGTGCCAAGCCTCTCGATCGCGCGACTCGCGTTCCTCGGGGTGTCCGTGCCCATCTTCGACCCGCTATTCGTGTACCTGCTCTTCGCGGTCGCCCTCCTGGCGTTCCGCCAGTCCACGGGGAGCGGGCAGGCACCGGGTCGAATGTCGCGGAGGCAGGTGCCGCGAGCACTGATCCTCGGATCCGGCCTGGCGGCGGCCTTCGCCATCCTGGGAGTTGTGCTCCCGCTGGCGAGCGGGCCGGTGACGCCGCTGCCGCTCTGGATGAGCCTCCCGATTCTGGCACCGATCGCTCTGCTGGACGAGCTCTGGTTCCGCGGCTTCCTGCAGCAGGGGCTCGCGGGCGCCACGACCGCGAGGCAGGGATGGCTTGCGACCGCCGTCCTGTTCGTCGCCTACGGTGCGCCGTTCGGGACTCCGACCGTGCTCCTGTTCCGCGCGGCCTTTGGAGTGACGCTCGGCGCGCTCGCGATGCGCCCCGTGAATCTGCCCGCGGCGTTGGTGGCCCGGACCGTGATGGCCGTGGCTCTCGTGGCCTTGGCCCCTGGATTGTCGGGCGCTTCATTGATCGTGTGA
- a CDS encoding glycosyltransferase, with protein METLRFLMVSTFYPPHHLGGDAVHVQYLSEALAAQGHEVHVEYSPAAYGVKRPLESASARDDAGRVHVHPMTRARQVSSPMAAYLLGQSGTVTRFHEKLVRDVKPDVVHLHNISLLGLGVQRGADTRPRLYTAHDYWFRCPRSDLMKRGREPCENPSCFSCMVSSHRVPPWWRATDIAPKMDKVQCVIAPSQFMKRLADASFACPAVHIPNFVPDENPSGAVGTGSSYFLYAGLLERHKGLDGLAEAASLYRGTKRFVLVGRGSEERRLRERAALSGARLELRPWADRSTLSALYREAAAFLMPSTCLENAPLAAIEALCWGVPLLTTSWGGAAELTQGGLAGYSFEPKAREIVRVLETFDALSEPSTLRRAARGAYETHHRPEVYLGRYLALVRALLSGDNPAIVDKPNGTSLLGAQAAIREA; from the coding sequence GTGGAGACCCTCCGGTTCCTCATGGTCTCGACGTTCTACCCGCCCCACCACCTCGGCGGGGACGCCGTCCACGTGCAGTACCTTTCCGAGGCCCTCGCCGCGCAAGGCCACGAGGTCCATGTCGAGTACTCTCCCGCCGCGTACGGGGTGAAGCGGCCTCTCGAATCAGCCTCTGCCCGCGACGATGCGGGACGAGTCCATGTCCATCCCATGACCCGCGCTAGGCAAGTCTCCTCCCCGATGGCGGCCTATCTTCTTGGGCAGTCCGGCACGGTGACTCGTTTCCATGAGAAGCTCGTGCGTGACGTGAAACCCGACGTGGTCCATCTGCACAACATTTCTCTCCTGGGCCTTGGCGTTCAGCGGGGAGCTGACACGCGACCCCGCCTGTACACGGCCCACGACTATTGGTTCCGGTGCCCACGGAGCGACCTCATGAAGCGCGGCCGTGAACCCTGCGAGAACCCATCGTGCTTCTCCTGCATGGTGAGTTCGCACCGGGTCCCGCCGTGGTGGAGGGCCACCGACATTGCGCCCAAGATGGACAAAGTCCAGTGCGTGATCGCGCCGAGTCAGTTCATGAAACGACTTGCCGACGCATCCTTTGCATGTCCTGCCGTGCACATACCCAATTTTGTCCCGGACGAAAACCCGAGCGGCGCTGTGGGAACGGGATCCTCGTACTTCCTGTACGCCGGGTTGCTTGAAAGACACAAGGGTCTGGACGGACTCGCGGAGGCTGCTTCCTTGTATCGTGGGACGAAGCGCTTCGTACTCGTAGGCCGCGGGTCCGAGGAGCGACGCCTCCGGGAACGTGCTGCGCTGTCAGGGGCGCGGCTGGAACTGCGACCCTGGGCCGATCGCTCTACCCTGTCCGCCCTGTACAGGGAAGCGGCAGCCTTCCTCATGCCGTCGACCTGCCTGGAGAATGCGCCGCTGGCCGCGATCGAGGCACTCTGCTGGGGTGTTCCGTTGCTCACCACGTCCTGGGGCGGTGCCGCGGAACTGACCCAAGGGGGATTGGCGGGATACTCCTTCGAACCGAAGGCTCGCGAAATCGTGCGCGTGCTCGAGACGTTCGATGCTCTCTCGGAACCATCCACACTGCGGCGAGCCGCCAGGGGCGCCTATGAGACCCACCATCGCCCCGAGGTCTACCTGGGTCGATACCTCGCCCTGGTCCGTGCGCTCCTCTCCGGGGACAACCCGGCGATCGTGGACAAGCCGAATGGGACCAGCCTGCTGGGTGCGCAGGCAGCCATCCGGGAGGCGTAG
- a CDS encoding radical SAM protein gives MKVLLVNPPRFQGSSVVREERCEVPERYSVLEPYSLLQLGALLREKGHQVGLIDANGGDLSFNDVEARFRTHAFDAMVFRFTPTTFDHDMRVARLAKEARPDATTVGISWTLRTLPREVLAEAPFMDIYLRHEYEAVGPALVDTLDRDGPVAEVPGIAFREDGHIAVTRDAAPFPDYDELPLPAYDLLPSLEPYFISARAGQPFTIMYTSKGCPYACNFCTVARTKWKDRSAESVLSELRYLRDHYRIRTVSFFDETFTMSKKRVRAICEGIRQERLDIRWYCNTRVHLVDPDLLQVMRSAGCSGISFGVESGNQKILDGASKQATVAQAEDAIRAAKAAGIKTYCAFILGLPGETRESAMDTIRFALRTLPNGAQFNVLAPYPGTQLHEQLQEQGLLPVMDWRKMYQDQAAVGTKDLTPQELNALRRAAYTSLYFSPRWWLQNVRFALADAVDFQLASRYALRVLNNYFVHGMHNSH, from the coding sequence TTGAAGGTCCTCCTCGTGAACCCGCCGCGCTTCCAGGGCAGCTCGGTCGTCCGCGAGGAGCGCTGCGAGGTCCCCGAGCGGTATTCCGTCCTGGAGCCGTACAGCCTACTCCAACTCGGGGCGCTCCTCCGAGAGAAGGGGCACCAGGTCGGCCTGATCGACGCGAACGGCGGCGACCTGAGCTTCAACGACGTCGAGGCGAGGTTCCGAACCCACGCCTTTGACGCGATGGTCTTCCGCTTCACGCCGACGACGTTCGACCACGACATGCGCGTGGCGCGCCTGGCCAAGGAGGCTCGGCCGGACGCGACCACGGTGGGCATCTCGTGGACGCTTCGGACCCTCCCGCGCGAAGTCCTGGCCGAGGCCCCCTTCATGGACATCTACCTCCGCCATGAGTACGAGGCCGTGGGCCCGGCGCTCGTGGACACCTTGGATCGGGACGGGCCCGTGGCCGAGGTCCCGGGCATCGCGTTCCGCGAGGACGGCCACATCGCGGTCACCCGGGACGCGGCCCCCTTCCCGGACTACGACGAGCTCCCGCTGCCCGCGTACGACCTCCTGCCCTCGCTCGAGCCGTACTTCATCTCCGCCCGCGCGGGACAGCCCTTCACGATCATGTACACGAGCAAGGGCTGCCCGTACGCCTGCAACTTCTGCACGGTCGCGCGGACGAAGTGGAAGGACCGGTCTGCGGAGAGCGTGCTGTCCGAGCTGCGGTACCTGCGGGACCACTACCGGATCCGGACGGTCTCCTTCTTCGACGAGACGTTCACGATGAGCAAGAAGCGCGTGCGGGCCATCTGCGAGGGCATCCGGCAGGAGCGCCTGGACATCCGGTGGTACTGCAACACCCGCGTGCACCTCGTGGATCCGGACCTCCTGCAGGTCATGCGCTCCGCGGGTTGCAGCGGGATCTCCTTCGGCGTCGAGTCGGGGAACCAGAAGATCCTGGACGGCGCGAGCAAGCAGGCGACCGTCGCCCAGGCCGAGGACGCGATCCGAGCCGCGAAGGCCGCCGGCATCAAGACGTACTGCGCGTTCATCCTGGGCTTGCCGGGGGAGACGAGGGAGAGCGCCATGGACACGATCCGCTTCGCGCTCCGCACGCTGCCGAACGGCGCCCAGTTCAACGTCCTCGCGCCGTACCCGGGCACCCAACTGCACGAGCAGCTCCAGGAGCAGGGGCTCCTCCCCGTCATGGACTGGCGGAAGATGTACCAGGACCAGGCGGCCGTGGGCACGAAGGACCTGACGCCCCAAGAGCTGAACGCGTTGCGGCGCGCCGCGTACACGAGCCTGTACTTCAGCCCGCGGTGGTGGCTTCAGAACGTCCGCTTCGCCCTCGCGGATGCCGTGGACTTTCAGCTCGCCTCCCGCTACGCCCTCCGCGTCCTCAACAACTACTTTGTGCATGGGATGCATAACTCCCACTGA
- a CDS encoding roadblock/LC7 domain-containing protein, protein MLEDGAIVADRVGGSRFDLESLVGDLHAAGQLDAAFLLTTAGEVLGSWTRNEVRHEVLGVMSATLMASIDTLMEELRGRRPDSAIVEAGDQRFLAVRTRDEHLLVIAAPTSVSPERLSAVSRALQARLPDGRERRRPKAHTVASRP, encoded by the coding sequence GTGCTCGAGGACGGGGCTATCGTCGCGGATCGAGTGGGGGGAAGCCGGTTCGATTTGGAATCGTTAGTGGGCGACCTCCACGCCGCCGGGCAGCTCGACGCGGCATTCCTGTTGACGACCGCGGGCGAAGTCCTGGGGAGCTGGACTCGCAACGAGGTGCGGCATGAGGTGCTGGGGGTCATGTCCGCGACCCTGATGGCCTCGATTGACACGCTCATGGAGGAGCTTCGGGGCCGCCGGCCCGATTCCGCCATCGTGGAGGCAGGAGACCAGCGGTTCCTCGCGGTCCGCACGCGAGACGAGCATCTGCTGGTGATCGCGGCGCCCACGTCCGTGTCCCCGGAACGCTTGTCCGCCGTGTCGCGAGCGCTCCAGGCTAGGCTCCCCGACGGTCGCGAGAGGCGGAGACCGAAAGCGCACACGGTTGCGTCGCGCCCGTGA
- a CDS encoding helix-turn-helix domain-containing protein: protein MLAARGYPRAVAQVNAHSDLSIVDHPTRQRILAYLAMLPGDHFRSIGRTLQISMGSTRHHLSVLVKKGLVRSERMGGKLRYFAIARGSTSPLNDTFKQYWKYRDLRMRVWSAVRQQREASPSNVAASLGVSRQLAAYHLACLEELGLVVRARGRYRAVDPDRRTVDFLWATGERGPRMKRT, encoded by the coding sequence GTGCTCGCCGCCCGAGGGTATCCCCGGGCGGTGGCCCAGGTGAACGCGCATTCGGACCTGTCGATCGTCGACCACCCGACGCGACAGCGAATCCTCGCGTACCTGGCGATGCTCCCCGGCGACCACTTCCGATCCATCGGCCGCACCCTGCAGATCTCCATGGGGTCGACGCGACACCACCTCTCCGTCCTCGTCAAGAAGGGCCTGGTCCGCTCCGAACGCATGGGCGGAAAGCTCCGGTACTTCGCCATCGCCCGGGGCTCCACGTCGCCGCTCAACGACACGTTCAAGCAGTACTGGAAGTACCGAGACCTCCGGATGCGAGTGTGGTCCGCGGTCCGGCAGCAGCGGGAGGCCAGCCCGAGCAACGTGGCGGCGTCGCTCGGCGTGAGCCGCCAGTTGGCCGCCTACCACCTGGCCTGCCTCGAGGAACTGGGCCTGGTCGTGCGCGCTCGGGGGCGCTACCGGGCCGTGGATCCCGACCGCCGGACTGTGGATTTCCTCTGGGCCACCGGTGAGCGCGGACCGCGGATGAAACGAACGTGA
- a CDS encoding glycosyltransferase family 2 protein produces the protein MSLTEGPRGGPSPEDEVELAREVDNFVLEDHVVLTPLPPIEEVIILVPALDEERGIGNVLDTIPFQELQDMGCEVSVLVVDGESTDATREIAEEKGAHVFVQSGRGKGNGVRQAFGRIVRHQSDARCLHHRQSVIMVDADGTYPVEDIPLILDALRAGNDVVMGSRLLGKIETGAMTGLNEFGNRMLSLLARVLFGAPVTDVCTGMWGFSEEFLQQCELQAKGFELEAEIFASAALLGARITEVPIDYRVRHGEPKMIPIRTGAQIAWCLLRKRFESVLKGPARILVRVMQGQGFRHESLSSDS, from the coding sequence ATGTCACTCACAGAAGGCCCTAGGGGCGGCCCTAGCCCCGAAGACGAGGTAGAACTCGCCCGAGAAGTCGACAACTTCGTCCTCGAAGACCACGTTGTCCTCACCCCCCTCCCGCCGATTGAAGAGGTCATCATCCTTGTGCCGGCCCTCGACGAGGAGAGGGGGATCGGCAACGTACTCGATACGATTCCTTTCCAGGAACTCCAGGACATGGGCTGCGAGGTCTCCGTGCTCGTCGTCGACGGCGAGTCGACGGACGCTACCCGAGAGATCGCGGAGGAGAAGGGAGCCCATGTGTTCGTTCAATCGGGTCGTGGGAAGGGCAACGGGGTCCGGCAGGCCTTCGGCCGGATCGTCCGGCACCAGTCCGATGCGCGGTGCCTGCACCACCGCCAATCCGTGATCATGGTGGACGCGGACGGCACGTACCCGGTGGAGGACATCCCGCTGATCCTGGACGCCCTGCGGGCTGGAAACGACGTCGTCATGGGGTCCCGGCTTCTCGGGAAGATCGAGACGGGGGCCATGACCGGCCTCAACGAGTTCGGCAACCGGATGCTCAGCCTCCTTGCCCGGGTCCTCTTTGGTGCGCCGGTGACCGACGTGTGCACGGGGATGTGGGGCTTCTCCGAAGAGTTCCTGCAGCAGTGCGAGCTGCAGGCCAAGGGCTTCGAACTCGAGGCGGAGATCTTCGCCTCGGCCGCGCTCCTCGGGGCCCGGATCACCGAAGTGCCCATCGACTACCGCGTCCGCCACGGAGAACCGAAGATGATTCCCATTCGGACGGGCGCCCAGATTGCCTGGTGCCTGCTCCGGAAGCGCTTCGAGTCGGTCCTGAAGGGGCCGGCCCGAATTCTCGTTCGCGTCATGCAGGGTCAGGGCTTCCGCCATGAGAGTCTGTCTTCTGACTCCTGA
- a CDS encoding Ig-like domain-containing protein, with the protein MALVLALGFLSLFLVVASAPAAPITVTIPFSPVPVSNADLDGNPATGAWSDASNWTIPLENGASAPYGSAQLYAKHDNSSVYFRIDGHVDIPWQSATGTHFWLGMQISPSGTSHHSSGTWEGAFFGLWDGGSYTPTPTYPPAVVETTGFGRPPTQNATDADYGFMGVGGTAAPYNVTAEWKRPLNAGGLALLPDGTTSYHFFVTTETSSAGANGGNINHGSITNVNVMRLASAGGGGTPTPPSVSITSPTSNAVVNGVVVVAATASSSAGIAHVDFYADTTLLGTATSAPYTATWDTTGYANGAHTLTAKAYDPASNLGTSTISVRVDHTARALAITAPANRSVVTGLVTINVSATDPGGVDSVDVFVNGTLLGSVTEPPYSLGWDTTSSPEGFYTIRAMASFTTGGARNATVHVLVDRMPAVAAPTVTDAGEGSLQVTWTASSDAFVAGYILLRSGASAGPFVQLNANPLRNTTYVDVGLTPGGTYYYEVVAVDIWGHPSPSSAPAGGVAGAASLFDLQNLRWAALPAGMALVLILLAALVRRELRRRGQPTRSRDDADSNREEGR; encoded by the coding sequence GTGGCCCTGGTCCTCGCCCTGGGCTTCCTCTCCCTCTTCCTCGTGGTCGCCTCGGCTCCGGCGGCCCCGATCACAGTCACGATCCCCTTCTCTCCGGTCCCCGTGAGCAACGCGGACCTGGACGGGAACCCCGCGACCGGCGCCTGGTCGGACGCGAGCAACTGGACGATCCCCCTGGAGAACGGCGCCTCCGCGCCGTACGGGTCGGCCCAGCTGTACGCGAAGCACGACAACTCGTCCGTGTACTTCCGAATTGACGGTCACGTCGACATCCCGTGGCAGAGCGCGACCGGGACGCACTTCTGGCTCGGGATGCAGATCTCCCCCTCGGGCACGTCGCACCACAGCAGCGGCACCTGGGAGGGCGCCTTCTTCGGCCTCTGGGACGGGGGGTCCTACACGCCCACCCCGACGTACCCGCCCGCGGTCGTCGAGACCACGGGCTTCGGGCGCCCGCCGACGCAGAATGCGACGGACGCTGACTACGGCTTCATGGGAGTCGGCGGGACCGCGGCCCCCTACAACGTCACCGCGGAATGGAAGCGGCCCCTGAACGCCGGCGGCCTCGCCCTCCTGCCCGACGGGACGACCTCCTACCACTTCTTCGTGACCACGGAGACGAGCAGCGCGGGCGCGAATGGCGGGAACATCAACCACGGCTCGATCACGAACGTGAACGTGATGCGCCTCGCGTCCGCGGGCGGCGGTGGGACCCCGACGCCGCCGAGCGTCTCGATCACGTCGCCCACGAGCAACGCCGTCGTCAACGGGGTCGTGGTCGTCGCCGCGACTGCGTCGTCGAGCGCGGGCATCGCCCACGTGGACTTCTACGCCGACACGACCCTGCTCGGCACCGCGACGAGCGCTCCCTACACGGCCACGTGGGACACGACGGGCTACGCGAACGGCGCGCACACGCTCACCGCGAAGGCGTACGATCCCGCGAGCAACCTCGGGACGAGCACGATCTCCGTCCGGGTGGACCACACGGCCCGCGCCCTCGCGATCACAGCTCCGGCGAACCGCTCCGTGGTCACGGGGCTCGTGACGATCAACGTAAGCGCGACGGACCCCGGCGGCGTCGACTCCGTCGACGTGTTCGTGAACGGGACGCTGCTGGGCTCCGTGACCGAGCCACCCTACTCTCTGGGGTGGGACACCACGTCCTCCCCGGAAGGCTTCTACACGATCCGCGCGATGGCGTCCTTCACGACGGGCGGCGCGCGGAACGCGACCGTCCACGTTCTCGTGGATCGGATGCCGGCCGTCGCGGCCCCGACCGTCACGGACGCGGGCGAGGGCTCGCTCCAAGTCACATGGACTGCGAGCTCCGACGCATTCGTCGCCGGGTACATCCTCCTCCGGTCCGGCGCCTCGGCGGGACCGTTCGTCCAGCTCAACGCGAACCCGCTGCGCAACACGACGTATGTGGACGTGGGCCTGACGCCGGGCGGCACGTACTACTACGAGGTGGTCGCCGTGGACATCTGGGGCCATCCTTCGCCTTCGTCCGCGCCCGCCGGCGGCGTCGCGGGTGCGGCGTCGCTCTTCGACCTGCAGAACCTTCGCTGGGCCGCGCTCCCCGCAGGGATGGCGCTGGTCTTGATTCTCCTTGCGGCGCTCGTACGGCGCGAGCTCCGTCGACGCGGGCAGCCGACCCGGAGCCGGGACGACGCGGACTCGAACCGTGAGGAAGGCCGATGA